AGTTCATCGATGAATATTTTGTTCATTTGATGCTCTGCTAACCAAAGAGAAAGTATAGCCATTTCATGAGCAAAATCATCAAGTTCAATACCATAAAACTGAGATAGTTTGATTTCTGTATAAACGGTTTCTGTTTGATATGACTGCTTACTTTCTTTTTTCAATAAATCAATCTGTTTCCAAATTTCGATTTCAAGTTTTCGTAATTCTTTATAAGCAATGATTAAAAAATTTCCACTACCACAAGCAGGGTCGAATACTTTTATTTTTGAGAGTCTAAAGATTAACTTACGGAGTTTATTTGGATTGTCTTTACTTTTTCCGAATTCTTCATACAATTCATTTAAAAACAAAGGTTCAATAACTTTCATAATATTTGGAACTGATGTGTAATGCATTCCAAGGCCGCTTCTATACTCTTCGTTGACTACCGCTTGAATCATTGACCCAAATATATCTGGATTTATTTCACTCCAATTTAAATCTCCACATTCTAAGATAATTTTCCTTGCTTTGGTTGAAAAGGTTGGAGAATGAATAGTATCTCTAAACAAACCTCCATTTACATAAGGAAATGCTTTTAAATAATCAGGTTCTGAACTGTTGTCCTTAGTATTTAATACATGGAAAAGTCTATCGAGAAAACTATGTACATCGCTACCATCTGTTTTTGTGTGTTGAGCAAGTGTATTTGTGAAAATACCTTCATCTTCAAATATTCCAGTATCCTCAGCAAAAAAGCAAAACAATATTCTAGATAAAAAGATATTTAAGTTGTGACCTCCATCATTATAGATATTCGGATTTTCATGTACAAGGATATCGTACAGTTTTGCCATTTCATATGATGCCTTACGGTCAGCATGGTTGTCATTTTTTTGTTGGTATTTTTCCTGACCTGACCATGGCAAAAAGAAGTCAAAGCGTTTATTAATCTCTGAAATAGGAGTATCAAGAGTTAACCCAGTCCTAGTATCTTTTGCTAATAAAGTTTTATAGTCAGTAACTATAACAAAACGAGGATTATGTTTTAAATCTTCCTCACTTTTTGTTAAATCATCGATAGTTGTAAGTAGTTTATCTGATACTACTTCTTTAAATAACACTTTCTTTTTATATAAAACTTCACCCTCTTTATTAGATAAATTAAAATCTCCTTTTTTTAAACGGGTAATTGAAGTTTTTGAAATACCATAAGCGACTAAAAGATCATAGATAAAATTTTCATTATCAATTGATTTTACAAGTTCGTTGAGGTTTTTTTCTATTTGAGTGGAGTTCATTTTTAATCTGAATCAAATTTCTCAAACTTAGTAATAATCTTCCAAATAGTCATTGATTTGAAATGCATTTTTAATTAAAATGCATCAAAATAAAGTATATTACAAATAAACTAATTAAAATAAAAAACCTCCAATAAAGGAGGTCTTCATACAAACCGGATAAAAAATTATAATTGTGGTATTTATTTGTTATTCAGTAGTTTTTCTAGATAGGCAACTTTGTCTTTTTCTGCTTGTAGAAGTGCTTTATAAAGTTCTTTGTTTTCTTCAAAAGATTCAACCAATTTTTCTATGGGGTTGAAATTAAAATGATTTTGATTGTAATTACCAAAAGCACTATTTGTGCCACTATTGTCATAAAATGTATTAAAAAAATTTACAACATTTTCTTCCGAAAAGTTCTTAATTGCTTCGACTGTCATTCCCAATTCTTTTGCAATTAGTTCTAATTTTTCTTCTTCAACAGTTTCACTTTTTTCAATATTCGAAATTGTTTGCTGTGTGACCCCAATAGCAATTGCTAAAGCTTCTTGTTTCATACCACGAAGCTCGCGAATTCGACCGATGTTACGACCTATATGTTTTGGTTTGATTGTAGTATTCATATTTCAAATGTAATAAAATTTTTAATATGTTTTTGATAAATCAACGACTGAGATAATACCATTTTAAGATAGATTAATCCAAAAATGATGTAGAGTAATATCATTTTGATTTAGACGAGTATGCTTTGACAAAAGCTTGCCATAATCACCAAAATATATTTTATTTAGTTTTTCGGACTCATTCCATTTAGCATCCATTATCCATTGATTAATTTTATCTAGCCAAAAATCAAAATCATCCTTTAAAATAAATGCTAATAGACCGCTCTCTTGTAAATAATTATTAGAGTTATCTCTACCATGTCTACCGTCGCGAAATCTTTGAATTCCAGCACCTTTTCCATAAACATATTCATGTTCAACACGACTTGAATTTTTTGGGATAGGAGTGGGTAAAAGCTTTGCTTCAAAAGTAAATATTAAGATTGCACCAAAATATACACCAATGTCAATAACACTAGATCCTGATTGAGCATTCTCTCTAGCAAAATAAAATTTAGATTGACATTGATTTGTCATGAAGACACAAAAAGATAACGAATGTTGGTTTTCGTTTTTTTTCACACTTAAAATTTCAACAAACTCATCCGACATGTTGAAAGCAGAAATTTCAGATTCAACAAATGTTAGAAGCTGCTGAACAATTTTATTTGGTTCGAGTACCCGAAATTCACTTATACCTGCACCCATAATCAATATCCTGCTTGTTTTAGGTCCAAAAATGTATCATCGGCATCCCTAAGGGCAATACTATTTAACCAATATCTCTGAGCAAGTGGTTTAATAAAAAAAATACAATCGTAATTATCGATATGTGTGTAAACTCTAATTACTCGTTGATAAATTGCTCCACTATTTGAAAGTTTATCTTCTATTATTTCCTTTATTCCATTATCAGGCAAACTGCCATCTATATATTTTAGGTCACCGATTTTTCCATATCCAAATTGATAAATGATATAAGATGATGTAAAAATGGATGTTCCAATTTGCCAGCATTTTTCATCAGTAGCATATATCTCATTAAGGGAATTGCAAAAAGTCTCTCCAAAATTTTCTAACTGTTTTTTATTGACTGAATCTTGTAAAATTTTACCAGAACTTCTGTTTGCAATTGATTTGCCTAAATGTATATAATAGTTAAGTACATCAAATAGAATAAGATTTTCATTTTTGGAAAGATTGACATTATCACCAAAATTCGAATCAAATGGTAATGCCTCTATATCTTCTTTATTTAAATAAGTTTCTTGCTTAACAATTACACTAGCACTATTTGCTAAGACATGAAGTTGATATAATTTTGCAAATCTATTTTTTATTGTATCATAAATTAGTCTCAGTTCTTCAATGTCTACTTTTGGTACACTTAGGCCAGTGAATTTTCTTTTAAACGTTAAATACTTGTTTTTATAGTTTTCAATTAAATAAACAGGAATATTTTCGTTACCTATTACATCTTTCAGCAACAGAAATGGTGGTTGAAATAGCTTTTCATCCCTAATAGCTTCAAACGTTTGTGAAGTTTCCACTTCAGTATTAACCTTTCCATTGGAATCAATATTGACTATTGAATCTTGGTTAGTAATATAGGAAGCTGTATTCTTTTGATTTTCGTTTCCAATGATATAACCAATATTAAATTTCCAATCATTTTTCTTTTGCATTTTCTCTATATACATTCCCAATGTAGGAAAAGAGTTTAATCGGTAAATTAAATGAAAAAGCCTTCCTCCACCTAGCAAATTTGTTTTCCAAATAAACTTTTTATTTTCATCAATTGCCCAACTCCAAGGTACTTTATGGAAATCGTAGTAATCAATTTCAAACCTGATTTTCTTTTCCGATGAAACCATTCGTTTGACTACTACGTGCTCAATGTCCTGATGTGTAGATACAATATTTTGAGCGATAATAGCAATAACCGGAGTGTCTGCTGTTTTATGAAATAAATCTCGCCTCAAATGAGTAAAATCATAAATTTTATTAACTGTAAAGTCTGTAAAAAGTCTTGTTCTATATTTTTGAGAGTTTTTACTATAAAGCAATACATTTGATGGGATGATCATGCAAATTTTATCAGCAAAAAATAAACCACCCTCAAAAAACTTCAAAGCAAAATTATTATCAGGAATAAGATTTGGTTTTATCTTTAAAAGTTCTAATTTTTCGTTTGAAACCGCACTTTTTTTGCTTATGCCTTTTATTGGGTTAAATGGTGGATTACCAATGACAAGATTAAATCTCATTGATTGTTTAACCGCATCATTACACCAATCGAAGAAATCTTTATTTTGAATATTTTTTTGACTTAAATCTTTTAATTCAAGGTTATTCCATATTTCTTGAGGAGTTAATTTATCTAATAAAGCAGTTGTTAGACTGAATACACTAACAAGTGTGGCAGTTTTTTTTAAGTCTACACCAAAAATATTGTCTTCCAATATTTTCTGAGAAATTTTACTGTCTGGATATTGAATATTATCTCTAGTACTATTATTTATTGCCCACCATTGTAAAAGTCTTTTGAAAGCTGCAACAAGAAAAACACCAGATCCGCATGACGGATCAAAAACTCTAAAAGAATTATCCTTAAAAAGTTCGGGTTTATCAAGTGGCATTACTTCATCAATTAGTAGGTTAACTAAATGAATTGGTGTATATACGACGCCTTTCTCTTTGCCTCCTGTATTTCTTACGGACTCAGCTTGAATAAAATTTTCATAAATGGCACTAATTACCTCTGCCGGTAGATGTTTAAAACTGTATTGTTCCCAAATAAAAAGTTGATTGGTTTTCAGATTAATATTTGCTCGAAGAAAATTTGCTAAAAGATTCAAATTAGCATTTGCAATCTGATTTTTTTCAAGTTCAGAAAACTTATCAAATATTTTTCCATTGAATTCATTGGATAAATCATTTAATATCGAAACAAGTAATCCATTTTCAACTACCTCAGCGAATGTTTGTATTTTATGTTTTTTATATAGATTTCTTAAGGTATGCTTGCCCTTATCATCAGTAATATCTTCAAGAAATTTTATTAATATTGAAGTAACTAACAGTTTATCAATAGTCTCAGGTAAAAGATTGAGCTCCTGAGAACTCGTAAATTCCTTTCTAACTGTCATTAAATAATCTAGTAGAAATATGTATGGACTATTTTTTTCATCTATACTCTCAGTAAAATAAGGCTGTTCCCAAAAAGTACCATTACCAAATAAATATGCTGAAAAACGTTCTTCATTAATACCCTCAATTGTTGAAGTAGAGGCAAGCAATAAATTTTCTAGACTTAAATGCCCATTTTGAACCATCGCAGGTTTCCGAGCATTGATAATATCTGTTCGTGTAGATGATTGGATAATGTAGATTTCGTTTCTCCCTGCACTCCATAAGGCAGCATGCAATTTTATGTGGGCAGGAGTATTAAAGAAACTTTCATCTTTGTAAAATATACATACTGCTGGCTCAGAGCGAACTGGTACATCACTAGCAGTATCGTAATACCTTCTAAATAATATTGCGTCAATTCCTAATTTTTTGGCTTCATTGATATACAAAATTTCAGCATTATTTTTTGCAGCATTTACTTGATTACAAAAAACAAGCCCATTCAGAGCGGTATAGTCCAAAATTTTAGTATCCATAGTTTTGTATTACGGCAAATTTAGTGAAAAGTAAATGTATGATGTTTCCGTTTTCAAGTATATATTTAAAAAATCAAAATGTTTTATTTTTATCAGTATTAATCGTGTCTAAATAAAATTGCAGATCATATAGATAAATAAATTCCGTTGCATCTTGTTCCGGCAATTGAGCCAGTTCTACAAAGTTAATATTTTCATAGAATGATTTTTCACCCAAAATGTCTTGCATAATTATATAAACTACATGCAATAAATTCTGATTGTGGCATAGCACAGTAAAGTTTTTTAAGTAGACAATCATATCTATTTTTCTTTCGTCTTCATATTCGAAAGGCATAAATTTAAGTTCACTTGCTTTAAGTGTAATGTCTTTAAAAACATAAGGTTTGTCCAGACCGGCTTCCATTTCATCTATGGATTGTGTAGGTTGTATAAATGCTGTAAACTGCCAGTTTTTGAGTTTAGGTGCTGCATCAACTAATGTTACGACTTGTTCAAAAAACTCCGGGTTTCCACCTGCCGAAATTACTAATTGAATTGGTTCACTATCATTAGCTGGGAACATAAGGATACATTCTAAATCTGTACAGTAATAATGTAAATGTTTGTCAAGCCAAAAGAGAAACATCTTTTGGACTTTTGGTTTTTCATTTCTTAAATTTCTCAGGGTGCTTTCGTTGTATTGAATCCATTCCCAGAATAGCTTTATTGTTTTCATAATTTGGTTTTATTTTCGTTTGTCTAAAGTGTTTTTGTCATAGGAGATTAAATTTACCAGTTCGCGTAATCGGCTTCTAACTCTTAGGCCGTAATGCATTTCGATTTCTGATGCTGACAAATTGGATGTGATGTGTGTTGGAATCTTTTTACTAATAAAAATGTCGTATCGACTTAAAATAATTTCTGCCATCACATTACATTCATTGCCAAAATATTTCAGGTTGTTTTCAATACCTAAATCATCAAAGCATATTATTTTAGGGTCACTGTGGTATAATCTACCATTACTGTATTTGTGGATAATCTGATATCCGTCCTGGATAAATTCAAAGCTTACATCGCGGCAAGGCTTTACAAAAAATTTATGTTCTGTTTTGGTGATGAATTTCATAAGATTCATTAGTGCGGTTTTTCCACAGCCAACCGGACCAGAAAGTAATATTCCCTTACTCAAATTCACGCCGAATTGATTACAGGCTTGTTCATCCCGAAGGAAATAAGCAATAAGTTTATACACTACCGGGTAGTCAATTTCATATATCTTAAATCCTGGCCAATACAATTCACGACCTTTTACTTCGAGCCATGCTATTATTTCCTCGTAACTATAATGGCTCTGAATAGTCTTTTCCCGTTGAGGTGTTGAATTGTTTTGCGCTGTCTGTTCTTCCATGGTTTATGAATTTAGGTACGTTTAACATCCAGTTCTTTGCTGCAGCTTGCCAGTCAGCCATAGGTGTCTTACCGCCAACCAACCAACCGTTACTTTTGAAATAGTTGTAAAACTTATTTGCTTCCAGTTCCGGAAAACTATGTTCTGAGAAAAAAGCTAGAACTTCTTCATAAAGAGGAATGATATCTTTTTCTTTTTTGGCGGAACTTTTTTCTTTTTCTTCTACAAACTCATTTTTAAAAAACGGAACGATACTTTCATTTTTTTTTGCGAGCTCACCCAAGTTTTCAATGTTTAAATCGTCTTTACTGTTTGTATTGTTTGTATAGTTTATAGAAGGTACTAATGCTATTTCATTAACCTGTTCAATACTTGTTTCATCACTTGTACAAAGCTTGTTTACTACTTGTTCATCAACATGTTCAAAATTTGAGGTTGTTTTATCTTTTTTTTGGTGCGGTTTTAGGTCTTCTGCAAAATTGAATAAGTAAACGTGGCTGCCTTTATATGGATTAAATGATGGCTCGTATTTTATATAGCCTAGAGCATGTAAATTTTTTAGGCATTTATGGTAGGTAGCCATGGAACTGATTTTGCTGATGCGCATAATTTCGTCTCTCGAAATGCTTATTGGATTGCGGAACCTGTTGATATTCCAAAATTGAAATAATGCTATATACAAACTGACATGAGTAGGATTGAGCATTTTGTCTTTGGCCACTTTGTCAAAGAATCCGGTTAAGTGTTTGATGTAATTCATAAACCGAATTACTTGGCATTAAACAAATTTTGCTCTGAGTTGACCTTGTTAAGCTCTAATACCTTTTCAATGTCTTGATAGGCATAGTATATAGTTCCTCCAATTTTGGTATAGGAGAGGGTTTTATTAATACGCAAGGTTTGTAGAGTTCCGGGAGAAATGTTGAGTAGTTTTCTAACCTCGGTTGATTTTAACCATTGTTTGGTTTGCTGCTGATTAAGCTGTAATAAATCTTTTAATTCTTTGAGTAATAATACTCTGAATTCATTAAGATCTTCTCTGGTAATAACTTCGATAGCCATAATGTGCGATTTTAAATTGTTATGGCACAAAATTGTTGCTATTGACTTACTTTATTACAGAAGTTGAATTGAAGTTCAGGATTATTTTTTTTGAAAAGGTCACAATTTACTGTTTGTAATCCTGCCTTTTTAATTCCTTGATAAAATACAAAGGTGTTAATTCGGTAGCTTTGGTAAAGGCTTCTTTAAATTTTTGAGGTGATTTGAAACCGGCTTCCTCAGTTAATGCTTTGATAGTATAGTTTCTGTATTTAGAATCATTTTTTAACTTGTCGATGATAAACTCAATTCTTAAATCATCAACATATTCAATGTACTTTTTATTGCGGGTTTCAGATATTATCCTTGATGTATAACGTGTATTACAATCCACAATTGCCGCCATTTTACTGAGATTAAAATCTTTGTCGAGATACAGATTACTTTCTTCAAACTTTTCTAATTTTTTGGACACAGCTGCAACTATTTCGGGTTTGATAATTTGTTCACCATCAATGATTTTTTCTTTGATTTCAAGGGGTTTTACTTTCTTTATTTTTTGAGAGATTAAGTTTTTAAATCGCTGTTTTCTAATTTTTCGGCGTTGGTATTGTTTGCAAAATATATAAGTAAATGTAGCAGTCACCAAAAGAAATATAATTCCAAAAATTATATCCAACTTGTTTCGTAGTGAGAGATTCTGTTTTAGTTCTGCGGTAGCATCAGCAATTTTTTTCAGGTCATAATCCCTGTACATATTTTTAGAAAGGTATCTGTAGTTTTTACTAACAAAAGTCTCGGCTTCTAAAAGACCGTGTAAATATTTAAGTTGCTCAGTTGTATCTCCTTTAGATTCGTAATACTGAGCCAATAGGTAATAAGCTTCAATCAAATCTTCTTTCATGAACTTATCTTTTTTGAAAGTTTCATCCACCTTCTTGAAGTATGGCACAGCTTTTTCTTTATTGCCTAATTCCCAATAACTTCGACCTAAATACAAGTTTGTAGTTGAGGTATTTGCTATATCATTACTTTGAATGAAATGAGGTAATGATTTATTTAATTTGGAGATTGCATTTTTATAGTTTTTCTTGAAAAATTCGTTTCTTCCCTCGGCATTAGTAAAATATGGGATAATAGTTAGTTCGTCAAGGTTAATGGCTTCACGGTACCCTAAGTCAATTGTAGCTGCAGCCAAGTTGTATTGTTTTGTTTTTATATAACATAAACTAAGTAAATGGAGTGAAAGTAACCTTGGATTACCAGGTTCATGAACCCTAAAATATTCTTCGCATTCTTTTAATAGAGAAATAGATTCATCGTAGAAACCGAGATAATATTTTATTGAGGCAATAGAATATTTGGTTTTGTGAATCAAATATTGATTGTGAGTTTTAGAAATGAATTGGTCCGCAAGGATGTAATTATCCAAAGCTTTTGATTCCTGTTTGAAATGATAGTAAACAATGCCCTTTGTTAAATAGGCTGAACCAATTAGTTCGTTATTACTTGATTTTAAAGCTACTGACATTATACTGTCACAGTAATTTAACCATGTTTTCTTACCAGATTTATACATTACAGTTTTGTATGCTTCAATCACTTTTTCCGGATTATTACCGGCTTTAGCTTTTGACAATATCGAATGACCATAAATTGAGTCCAATTTCTGAGAATCACTATCATTTGAAAGGCGCTCTTTTAAATACTCAATATTTTTACTTTTAAGTGAATCCGGGATAATGAATTGATTTTTTTGGGCAAAACATTTACTAGTTAAAAAGAATACTACTGCAACTGTAATTTGTAAGATTTTCATTTTTAGTTATGTAGGTTAGTAGCTGATTAAAATGAGTGAATATTAAGCATTGTTTATTGAGATTAGAAAAATAGCAAATTAAAGACGAGTGTCAAATAGAAAAATAACCCTACAATGTTAAATGTTTAGATTTCAAGCGTAATAGATTTAACAACAGTGATTTGTGTACGTTTTTGTAGTGAATGATTAATTAATCCTTTCGTTGTTTATCATTTAACATTGTTGAATGGTTGTAGCATAGAGTTGGAAATCAGAAGTTCTGATTTTAGATTTGGTTTGAACAAATTGGATTAAATTATTAACCGCTATTAATGACAATACCAGGATGAAGGAAACTGCTCTAAGATTACTAGAAGATTTAGAAACCCAATTAAAAGAAATAGAATTGGCCAAAAAAGAAACTATCGAGCATGTTGAGGATTCAATCCGGAAAACTATAAGTGTACTTGAAACTTTAAAAACCAATTTTGTAAAGTATAAGTTTGAAAGTAAGAAAGATGAAATTTACTTTTTCAGGGACATTAAGCCACAGTTTGTAAGCAAGTTGATTTATTATAACGAGATTTATAATATCATGACTAATAAACCTTTTGGCGGAAATAAGACACTGAGAAAATACTACACCGGTGAATTAGCAAAACTAAAAAGCTTCTACACTGAAAATGTAGAGTTTTTTAAATACTACCGTAACGGAAACACTTACCTTGATAATAAATACTTTGTACGGGGTAGGTATGATATCAAGTTAACTCTGGATAGCTTTTATTTTCAAGCTGACAGCCGGTTCTCAACTTCGCATGATTTTAAAGTGGCCAAGATAATGGCGAATGATTTAATACAAAGTTATTTGGAAATTGAAATTGCCAAAATAGAAAACAAGGCACCATTGTTTAATCTAACAGAAAGGCAAGTGCAGAAATGGACCGGGACAAAAATTGCTCTGATAGAGTTAGTATATGCGCTGCATGCAGAAGGTGTTTTTAATAATGGAGCCAGTGACTTGAAAGAAACGGCAAAATTCTTCGAAGAGGTATTTGATGTTGATTTGGGACAGTTTCACAGAACCTTTTTTGAAATGAGAGCGCGAAAGGCTGATAGAACTAAGTTTTTAAACTCACTTCGTGATACATTGGTGCGCCGGATGGATGAAGTGGATGAATAAAAAAAGTAGCTTTATTAAGGTTCTATGTTGTCTTTTCAATTATCCATCTATCTAAGAACTCGCTTGCTTTTTGTATGTAATCTAAAGCTTCTTGTTTAGTTTTTGTTAGCCCAGAATGTCCGGCTGAATTTCGTTCAGTGCGTAGATACTCAAGCAAATCAATTCTTAGGTTTACTGGATTGCTAAATGTGTTTGTTAATGCTACCATTAAGTTTGTAAGTTGAGCATTACTACAAGTCGGCAAAGTTGTTGTTCCAAGTATTTTTTTTTCTAATGATCCCTGCATCTCACCAAGCATCCATTTTTTGGCAGTACTAATTGTATGAAATATTTCTTTTATTTCATTTTCTATCGTTCGTCCATACTGAAGTATCACAGGAGAGAAATCACCGGTATTATCAATGTTATGAAGTAAGAATTGTCCTGAGACAAGATATTCTACACTTATAGAAGTTATTTTTAATGGATCGAAGCGTTGAGTTATTATTTGATTATATACACTAACATCTAATTTATTAATATAATCATCAATCTTACTTTGTAGTTCTACTATTTTAATCTCACCTTCTTCTTTACTCTCTTTTAAGGTGAAGAAATCATTTAAAAATTTATCTCTCTGAATATTCAATAAACTCAATTCTAATTTATCATTTACATCAAAAAAACCATCATCAAAAATATTGTAGTCGATGCTTCCATCTTCCTGTATGTAGAAACCTTCTATTTGCTTTTTTTCCGCAGTGACTTTTTTCAAACTTCGTAAATAAAATATTTTTATACTTTTTGAATCTATCGCTTTTTGTGCGACTAAAGTTTGAAATTTTCTTATCAGATATTCACTATGAGTTTCGATAATAAATTGAATGTTGAATTTTTTATTTGCTTCTGAAAACATTTCAGCAAGTAACGACTGCCATTTTGGATGCAGATTTGTTTCAGGTTCCTCGACAAGAAGGAGGCTTGGAAGATAGTAATCACGCATAAACTCACCATCTTCATCATGGTCGTGTTCGGTTCTCTTATTTTTTTCGGAGAGTACACTTATTTGAATTAAAATCAATATGAGCTGCTTAATACCGTAGCCGAAGTCAACTAATTCACGTTTAGAACCTTCTAAAGTTGTTATTGATACAGAAATCAATTGATATTTTGGTCTGTAATCGACTTCAATTTGTTTCCCAATTTCAAAAGCTTTTAGATACTTGTCTATAAAATTAGAGTGGATATATCCAAACGAATTATAATCTTTTAGAAGATTAATAAAGGGAGTGTTTGCTGCCGCATTATAAATCCTTGAATTTTCTTCTTTAATATTAGATATGTACTCTATAGTCGAGATTCTCTGTATTAATCCCTTCCAACTATTTTTAAAACAATTTTCAATGACTGAATAAGTAGTATCATCATCTTCATCATTTTTCCAGATGAGATTATTTCGCAATATTTTTAGTACTCTGCTATAGAGAATATCTTCAATTTCATATGGTGGAAAGAAATAGTCTTCTGCATCAAAATCACGCTCTCCCACATTCTCTTTACCTGTAATTTCATTTTCTGTCCCAATTTTATTTTCAACAAAATCAGTCCAGGTAATTATATCGATATCATTCTTAAATGATTTTATTAGAAGTGAAGGGATAAAAAATAGTTCTTTAACACGATCATCCATTTTTTCTAAAGCGACCCATTTGCTTTTATTTTCTAAATATAATTTGTAGAATTTAAGTAAATCGCTTAGGTAAATTTTTAGCTTATCGAGTTTTATGCTCCATTCAATGTAACCCGTAAGTGGGTTTTCAAATGGTGGAAACCAAAAGGCGGAATGAGAAAATATGTCTTCTTGTTTTTCGGAATTACTTTTTTTCTTTTCATTAAACTCTTGAAGTTCAGCATTAAACTCTTGATTATAAGTCAGTTTTTCGCCCTCTGTTGCATCCCTATATAAAAATGAAAATATAGCAACATTGTCTACTTGATCAATAACTTTAACTCCTCGCAATTTTGCTTTGTAGGTACTCTTGGAGTTTGGAATTGTAAATGACAATGAAATATATAAGCTTTTAATACCCATAAACG
Above is a genomic segment from Flavobacterium phycosphaerae containing:
- a CDS encoding helix-turn-helix domain-containing protein, with translation MNTTIKPKHIGRNIGRIRELRGMKQEALAIAIGVTQQTISNIEKSETVEEEKLELIAKELGMTVEAIKNFSEENVVNFFNTFYDNSGTNSAFGNYNQNHFNFNPIEKLVESFEENKELYKALLQAEKDKVAYLEKLLNNK
- a CDS encoding HsdM family class I SAM-dependent methyltransferase, producing the protein MDTKILDYTALNGLVFCNQVNAAKNNAEILYINEAKKLGIDAILFRRYYDTASDVPVRSEPAVCIFYKDESFFNTPAHIKLHAALWSAGRNEIYIIQSSTRTDIINARKPAMVQNGHLSLENLLLASTSTIEGINEERFSAYLFGNGTFWEQPYFTESIDEKNSPYIFLLDYLMTVRKEFTSSQELNLLPETIDKLLVTSILIKFLEDITDDKGKHTLRNLYKKHKIQTFAEVVENGLLVSILNDLSNEFNGKIFDKFSELEKNQIANANLNLLANFLRANINLKTNQLFIWEQYSFKHLPAEVISAIYENFIQAESVRNTGGKEKGVVYTPIHLVNLLIDEVMPLDKPELFKDNSFRVFDPSCGSGVFLVAAFKRLLQWWAINNSTRDNIQYPDSKISQKILEDNIFGVDLKKTATLVSVFSLTTALLDKLTPQEIWNNLELKDLSQKNIQNKDFFDWCNDAVKQSMRFNLVIGNPPFNPIKGISKKSAVSNEKLELLKIKPNLIPDNNFALKFFEGGLFFADKICMIIPSNVLLYSKNSQKYRTRLFTDFTVNKIYDFTHLRRDLFHKTADTPVIAIIAQNIVSTHQDIEHVVVKRMVSSEKKIRFEIDYYDFHKVPWSWAIDENKKFIWKTNLLGGGRLFHLIYRLNSFPTLGMYIEKMQKKNDWKFNIGYIIGNENQKNTASYITNQDSIVNIDSNGKVNTEVETSQTFEAIRDEKLFQPPFLLLKDVIGNENIPVYLIENYKNKYLTFKRKFTGLSVPKVDIEELRLIYDTIKNRFAKLYQLHVLANSASVIVKQETYLNKEDIEALPFDSNFGDNVNLSKNENLILFDVLNYYIHLGKSIANRSSGKILQDSVNKKQLENFGETFCNSLNEIYATDEKCWQIGTSIFTSSYIIYQFGYGKIGDLKYIDGSLPDNGIKEIIEDKLSNSGAIYQRVIRVYTHIDNYDCIFFIKPLAQRYWLNSIALRDADDTFLDLKQAGY
- a CDS encoding ATP-binding protein; translation: MEEQTAQNNSTPQREKTIQSHYSYEEIIAWLEVKGRELYWPGFKIYEIDYPVVYKLIAYFLRDEQACNQFGVNLSKGILLSGPVGCGKTALMNLMKFITKTEHKFFVKPCRDVSFEFIQDGYQIIHKYSNGRLYHSDPKIICFDDLGIENNLKYFGNECNVMAEIILSRYDIFISKKIPTHITSNLSASEIEMHYGLRVRSRLRELVNLISYDKNTLDKRK
- a CDS encoding transcriptional regulator codes for the protein MATYHKCLKNLHALGYIKYEPSFNPYKGSHVYLFNFAEDLKPHQKKDKTTSNFEHVDEQVVNKLCTSDETSIEQVNEIALVPSINYTNNTNSKDDLNIENLGELAKKNESIVPFFKNEFVEEKEKSSAKKEKDIIPLYEEVLAFFSEHSFPELEANKFYNYFKSNGWLVGGKTPMADWQAAAKNWMLNVPKFINHGRTDSAKQFNTSTGKDYSEPL
- a CDS encoding helix-turn-helix domain-containing protein, with the translated sequence MAIEVITREDLNEFRVLLLKELKDLLQLNQQQTKQWLKSTEVRKLLNISPGTLQTLRINKTLSYTKIGGTIYYAYQDIEKVLELNKVNSEQNLFNAK
- a CDS encoding helix-turn-helix domain-containing protein, producing MKILQITVAVVFFLTSKCFAQKNQFIIPDSLKSKNIEYLKERLSNDSDSQKLDSIYGHSILSKAKAGNNPEKVIEAYKTVMYKSGKKTWLNYCDSIMSVALKSSNNELIGSAYLTKGIVYYHFKQESKALDNYILADQFISKTHNQYLIHKTKYSIASIKYYLGFYDESISLLKECEEYFRVHEPGNPRLLSLHLLSLCYIKTKQYNLAAATIDLGYREAINLDELTIIPYFTNAEGRNEFFKKNYKNAISKLNKSLPHFIQSNDIANTSTTNLYLGRSYWELGNKEKAVPYFKKVDETFKKDKFMKEDLIEAYYLLAQYYESKGDTTEQLKYLHGLLEAETFVSKNYRYLSKNMYRDYDLKKIADATAELKQNLSLRNKLDIIFGIIFLLVTATFTYIFCKQYQRRKIRKQRFKNLISQKIKKVKPLEIKEKIIDGEQIIKPEIVAAVSKKLEKFEESNLYLDKDFNLSKMAAIVDCNTRYTSRIISETRNKKYIEYVDDLRIEFIIDKLKNDSKYRNYTIKALTEEAGFKSPQKFKEAFTKATELTPLYFIKELKRQDYKQ
- a CDS encoding RteC domain-containing protein, yielding MKETALRLLEDLETQLKEIELAKKETIEHVEDSIRKTISVLETLKTNFVKYKFESKKDEIYFFRDIKPQFVSKLIYYNEIYNIMTNKPFGGNKTLRKYYTGELAKLKSFYTENVEFFKYYRNGNTYLDNKYFVRGRYDIKLTLDSFYFQADSRFSTSHDFKVAKIMANDLIQSYLEIEIAKIENKAPLFNLTERQVQKWTGTKIALIELVYALHAEGVFNNGASDLKETAKFFEEVFDVDLGQFHRTFFEMRARKADRTKFLNSLRDTLVRRMDEVDE